Proteins from a single region of Bradyrhizobium diazoefficiens:
- a CDS encoding DDE-type integrase/transposase/recombinase, whose amino-acid sequence MARKISMGARREVVSAVTEQYQSAKRAEKGRILDALCATTGWHRKHAVRALRPRETVGPVEAPQERKRRYGATVKDAMTALWEASDRVCGKRLKVMIPTLLPALEQHGRLQLGQSDRDRVLAISAATIDRLLVDVKIAASGGRRRRAGFYSAIRREVPIRTFNDWNSPVPGFCEVDMVAHGGTSVAGSFIQTLTMVDVATGWTECLPLLTREGSLVVEAINRAHSLFPWLLRGVDFDNDSAFMNDVVVPWCREQKLEVTRSRAYKKNDQAFVEQKNGAVVRRLMGYGRFDGVETARMMGCLYAAARLYVNFFQPSFKLKEKRREGAKVIKRYHLPSTPYERALAHPKVTAAVKKRLRDQYRSLDPVALLAEIRATQKELGNRVDRRAGQTRGLQPAHISAVPATAATFAKTLGKTVTVGEPRATHRRTRRPYKTRVRMPSKLDPHIAAIEDWLAEQPQLTALAIVGRLSEKIPRGVREETAFDCATSVEGAQAEGCRTVGRPGPARRRHNRCPIARGCGRLGLCRARPAHSPSRRASRENHLARPINRHPIVTGNRAFRVTFADAAIRGVNIAGRMTTYRYGVRKKPFRIVRSGHSAAFAALRQAMLHRKPVRLNYSGKELEVCPYILGHAMGEERAFALEVDSVGKKGSGGANWVCLRIQAVQDVRPLDRPWTVAVYPGPIQRCVDQVHLDATRP is encoded by the coding sequence ATGGCGAGAAAGATCAGCATGGGCGCGCGGCGCGAAGTGGTGTCAGCGGTGACGGAGCAATACCAGTCGGCCAAGCGGGCAGAAAAGGGACGGATCCTCGACGCGCTATGCGCGACGACGGGCTGGCATCGCAAGCATGCGGTGCGCGCACTTCGGCCACGCGAGACGGTTGGGCCGGTCGAGGCACCGCAAGAGCGCAAGCGTAGATATGGCGCGACGGTCAAGGACGCGATGACGGCGCTGTGGGAGGCGTCGGATCGGGTGTGCGGCAAGCGGCTCAAGGTGATGATCCCGACCTTGCTGCCTGCTCTCGAGCAACATGGCCGATTGCAGCTCGGCCAGTCGGACCGTGATCGTGTTCTGGCCATCAGCGCCGCCACCATCGATCGCCTGCTCGTCGATGTGAAGATTGCGGCGAGCGGCGGCAGGCGGCGCCGTGCCGGATTCTATTCGGCGATCCGGCGCGAGGTCCCGATCCGCACGTTCAATGACTGGAACAGCCCGGTGCCCGGCTTCTGTGAGGTCGACATGGTCGCCCATGGCGGCACGTCGGTGGCCGGCTCGTTCATCCAAACCCTGACCATGGTCGATGTCGCCACCGGTTGGACGGAGTGCCTGCCGTTGCTGACGCGGGAAGGTTCGCTGGTCGTCGAGGCGATCAACCGCGCACACAGCCTGTTCCCCTGGCTGTTGCGCGGCGTGGATTTCGACAACGACAGCGCCTTCATGAATGATGTCGTCGTGCCATGGTGTCGCGAACAGAAGCTCGAAGTCACACGATCGCGCGCCTATAAGAAGAACGATCAGGCGTTCGTCGAGCAGAAGAATGGTGCGGTCGTCCGCCGCCTCATGGGCTATGGCCGCTTCGATGGCGTCGAGACGGCGCGTATGATGGGCTGCCTCTATGCGGCGGCGCGGCTCTACGTCAACTTCTTCCAGCCGTCGTTCAAGCTGAAGGAGAAGCGTCGCGAAGGGGCTAAAGTGATCAAGCGCTATCATCTCCCATCGACGCCCTATGAGCGTGCATTGGCGCATCCCAAGGTCACCGCGGCCGTGAAGAAACGGCTCCGCGATCAGTATCGCTCGCTCGATCCGGTCGCGCTGTTGGCGGAGATTCGCGCAACCCAAAAGGAACTAGGAAATCGCGTCGATCGTCGTGCAGGACAGACGCGCGGCCTGCAACCCGCTCACATTAGCGCCGTGCCAGCGACCGCGGCGACGTTCGCGAAGACGCTCGGCAAGACGGTGACGGTGGGCGAGCCGCGTGCCACGCATCGGCGAACCCGTCGGCCCTATAAGACCAGAGTTCGCATGCCGTCCAAGCTCGACCCGCATATTGCTGCGATCGAAGACTGGCTCGCGGAGCAGCCGCAGCTGACGGCGCTCGCAATTGTTGGCCGGCTGAGCGAGAAAATACCCCGAGGAGTTCGGGAAGAGACAGCATTCGATTGTGCAACGTCTGTTGAAGGCGCTCAGGCGGAGGGCTGCCGAACAGTTGGTCGCCCAGGGCCCGCTCGGCGACGCCACAACCGCTGCCCCATTGCCCGGGGTTGTGGACGGCTCGGGCTATGTAGGGCCCGACCCGCCCACAGCCCCTCTCGTCGAGCAAGCCGGGAAAACCATCTGGCGCGGCCAATCAATCGACATCCGATCGTCACCGGCAATCGCGCCTTCAGGGTAACATTCGCAGATGCGGCAATACGGGGGGTCAATATTGCAGGCCGAATGACAACGTACCGTTACGGCGTTCGCAAGAAGCCCTTCCGGATCGTTCGCTCAGGTCACAGCGCTGCCTTCGCGGCCCTGAGGCAAGCCATGCTTCACCGCAAACCCGTTCGGTTGAACTATTCGGGTAAAGAACTGGAGGTCTGCCCGTACATCCTCGGCCACGCTATGGGCGAGGAGCGAGCCTTCGCTTTGGAGGTGGACAGTGTCGGAAAGAAGGGATCAGGAGGCGCCAATTGGGTATGCCTGCGGATTCAGGCCGTGCAGGACGTTCGCCCTCTGGATCGCCCCTGGACCGTCGCCGTCTACCCCGGTCCGATTCAGCGCTGTGTCGACCAGGTGCATCTGGACGCAACTCGCCCGTGA
- a CDS encoding DoxX family protein, giving the protein MIDQRTAPYAAFLLRVTIAGLFIAALYGKFILKPIGLWWNGLLKAGYPEWVLAYTLSAEFASAILLLLGLYTRWISLYTLPMMMGATHFWMVRKSFWFVEGGWEMPFVWAIMLVVQALLGDGAFALRTLRLPWEERFRKATA; this is encoded by the coding sequence ATGATTGATCAACGCACGGCGCCCTATGCCGCCTTCCTCCTCCGCGTCACGATTGCCGGCCTGTTCATCGCCGCCTTGTACGGAAAGTTCATCCTCAAACCGATCGGCCTGTGGTGGAATGGACTTCTGAAGGCTGGCTATCCGGAGTGGGTGCTGGCCTACACCCTCAGCGCGGAATTTGCATCTGCGATCCTGCTTCTGCTGGGGCTCTACACAAGATGGATCAGTCTCTACACGCTTCCGATGATGATGGGTGCGACCCACTTCTGGATGGTGCGCAAGAGCTTTTGGTTCGTGGAAGGCGGATGGGAGATGCCGTTCGTCTGGGCCATCATGCTCGTCGTCCAGGCCCTTCTTGGCGATGGGGCTTTTGCGCTGAGGACGCTTAGGCTTCCTTGGGAAGAGCGCTTCCGGAAGGCGACTGCCTGA
- a CDS encoding helix-turn-helix domain-containing protein, translating into MGYVNARDVSSFADIAHVYGLPSTEGYAANLLASLPLQETVILCARLNAIVSGIGIASMERRNRAAMSLIALPKEEQRILSFTGPRGGYRTHAVFFRGQLLHLMRLAVRHCSPESRPGFYEAPKNRVQFLKVALVASALWTERTMASRNLAQLTEETVEDHVGYLRKIIEETNPAPNAINTIGRGWLLFAEHFPKHYPAFEDEFRETTRMTFDQYSTCVSGLMTYIVVGNELEGRVFKINAVGAATTYRGVFPEYLALDSQTPEQFAHASQGSQAEFEKAMWERPIILFPDGSSVIIDPVFFSAKLSVGPLFFLLRDHPERGRAVFHAFGLAFEDYANAIVRRMFGNARLNLKKANGKKTDFEVDAVAGEGPPPSCSRPKPSFSRRSSSPATSTPTSSAICERSTSARETPSGSSRRAPARSRSAVGRSFRTNSPPPPRSIRSWWPTTCAWIAPAPGCCSARR; encoded by the coding sequence ATGGGTTACGTCAATGCGCGCGACGTCAGCTCGTTCGCCGACATAGCCCACGTCTACGGGCTGCCATCCACCGAAGGGTATGCCGCAAATCTGCTGGCCTCTCTCCCTCTCCAGGAGACCGTGATCCTCTGCGCGCGGCTCAACGCTATCGTCTCCGGCATCGGGATCGCATCCATGGAGCGTCGCAACCGGGCGGCGATGTCGCTCATCGCGTTGCCGAAGGAGGAACAAAGGATTCTGAGCTTCACGGGACCACGCGGCGGATACCGAACGCATGCGGTCTTCTTCCGGGGGCAGCTTCTGCACCTGATGCGTCTCGCCGTCAGGCACTGCTCTCCGGAATCCCGCCCCGGTTTCTACGAAGCCCCCAAGAATCGGGTGCAGTTTCTCAAGGTGGCGCTCGTCGCGAGCGCGCTGTGGACCGAGCGCACGATGGCGTCCCGCAACTTGGCGCAACTGACCGAGGAGACCGTCGAAGATCACGTCGGCTATCTGCGGAAAATCATCGAGGAGACCAATCCGGCGCCGAACGCGATCAACACGATCGGACGCGGATGGCTGCTGTTCGCCGAGCATTTCCCGAAGCATTACCCGGCGTTCGAGGACGAATTCCGAGAGACGACCAGGATGACGTTCGACCAATACTCGACCTGTGTCTCCGGCCTCATGACCTACATCGTGGTCGGAAACGAACTCGAGGGTCGGGTCTTCAAGATCAACGCGGTCGGGGCCGCGACCACGTACAGAGGCGTGTTTCCGGAATATCTCGCCCTGGATAGCCAGACGCCGGAGCAGTTCGCGCACGCCAGCCAGGGGAGCCAGGCCGAGTTCGAAAAAGCGATGTGGGAAAGGCCGATCATTCTCTTTCCCGACGGGTCCTCGGTCATCATCGACCCCGTCTTCTTTTCCGCGAAGCTCTCGGTCGGGCCTCTGTTCTTCCTGCTGCGCGATCACCCGGAGCGCGGAAGGGCGGTCTTCCACGCGTTCGGCCTGGCGTTCGAGGACTATGCGAACGCCATCGTCCGCCGCATGTTCGGCAACGCCAGGCTCAATCTCAAGAAGGCCAACGGCAAAAAGACGGACTTCGAGGTCGATGCCGTTGCGGGCGAGGGGCCGCCACCCTCGTGTTCGAGGCCAAAGCCAAGTTTCTCAAGGAGGAGCTCGTCTCCGGCAACGAGTACGCCGACTTCGTCGGCCATCTGCGAGAGAAGTACATCAGCAAGGGAAACGCCGTCTGGCAGCTCGCGAAGAGCACCAGCGCGATCTCGAAGCGCGGTTGGCCGGAGCTTCCGGACGAATTCGCCACCCCCGCCGAGATCTATCCGATCGTGGTGGCCCACGACCTGCGCCTGGATAGCCCCGGCACCGGGGTGTTGTTCCGCAAGGAGATGA
- a CDS encoding SGNH/GDSL hydrolase family protein — protein sequence MKRILCYGDSNTYGVAPMRDIDDVRRLGVDERWPCVMASRLGSDWTLIEEGLPGRTTVHDDPIEGAHKNGKTYLQPCLESHWPLDTIVLMLGTNDLKCRFGLAPQDIAFGIGVLLDTIRSTVPPWTAAPKLLLVCPPHAISAGWLAEMFAGADTRAKQMAPLYRSQAERYDAAFFDAATVAKVSPLDGVHFDSANHKALGIAVAAVVKKVTV from the coding sequence ATGAAGCGAATCCTGTGTTACGGCGACTCAAACACTTATGGCGTGGCGCCGATGAGGGATATCGATGACGTGCGGCGCCTCGGCGTGGACGAACGGTGGCCCTGCGTGATGGCCAGCAGGTTGGGGAGCGATTGGACCCTGATCGAGGAAGGATTGCCCGGCCGGACCACAGTCCATGACGACCCGATCGAAGGCGCCCACAAGAACGGCAAGACCTATCTGCAGCCATGTCTTGAAAGCCACTGGCCGCTCGACACCATCGTGCTCATGCTTGGCACCAATGACCTGAAGTGCAGATTCGGGCTGGCTCCCCAAGATATCGCCTTCGGCATCGGCGTCCTGCTCGACACGATCAGGTCGACCGTGCCGCCATGGACCGCGGCGCCAAAGCTGTTGTTGGTGTGTCCCCCGCACGCGATCAGCGCCGGCTGGTTGGCCGAGATGTTCGCCGGCGCCGACACGCGTGCCAAGCAGATGGCTCCGCTCTATCGCAGCCAAGCTGAACGCTACGACGCGGCCTTCTTCGATGCAGCCACGGTCGCCAAGGTCTCGCCGCTTGACGGGGTACACTTCGATTCCGCCAACCACAAGGCCTTGGGCATTGCGGTCGCCGCCGTAGTCAAAAAGGTGACCGTTTAG
- a CDS encoding methyltransferase translates to MNQPIQSNAHAPNDTVTPDAILQLGFAFWGSKTLLSAVDLGLFTLLADGPLTVEAVTARLSLHPRSVRDFLDALVALGQLERRENLYANTAAAAVFLDRRKPTYVGGILEMANARLYPFWGALSEGLRSGAPQNETKEGRDLFDEIYRDPAILSEFLKAMSGLSLGAANAIAGRFPWADYKTFADIGTAQGALPVTLSRAHPHLGGIGFDLPVVRAHFEAYVAQYGLAERLSFRAGDFFADPLPAADVLIMGRILHDWGLDKKRMLIRKAYEALPFGGALIIYDSVIDDERRRNVFGLLMSLNMLIETREGFDFTGADCMAWFKEAGFVETRVEPLVGPDSMVIGIK, encoded by the coding sequence ATGAACCAGCCGATTCAGTCGAACGCCCACGCGCCGAACGACACCGTAACGCCTGACGCCATCCTGCAGCTCGGCTTTGCGTTTTGGGGATCGAAGACGCTTCTGAGCGCGGTCGACCTTGGGCTGTTCACACTCCTCGCCGATGGACCGCTAACCGTGGAAGCGGTGACCGCCCGATTGTCGTTGCATCCGCGCAGCGTGCGCGACTTCCTCGATGCGCTGGTCGCGCTGGGTCAGCTCGAACGCAGGGAAAATCTGTACGCAAACACAGCTGCCGCCGCGGTATTCCTCGATCGGCGCAAGCCGACCTATGTCGGCGGCATCCTGGAAATGGCAAACGCCCGGCTCTATCCGTTCTGGGGCGCGCTGAGCGAAGGCTTGCGTAGCGGCGCCCCTCAAAACGAGACCAAGGAAGGCCGCGACCTGTTCGACGAGATCTATCGCGACCCAGCGATTCTTAGCGAGTTTCTCAAGGCGATGAGCGGCCTAAGCCTTGGTGCCGCGAACGCGATTGCCGGGAGATTTCCCTGGGCTGACTACAAGACCTTTGCCGACATCGGTACCGCGCAGGGCGCACTTCCTGTCACGCTTTCACGCGCGCACCCGCATCTTGGCGGAATCGGTTTCGACCTGCCGGTGGTGCGAGCGCACTTCGAGGCCTATGTGGCTCAATATGGACTAGCGGAGCGGCTTTCGTTCCGCGCAGGCGACTTCTTTGCCGACCCGCTGCCGGCGGCCGACGTGCTAATCATGGGCCGCATCCTGCATGACTGGGGCCTGGACAAGAAGCGGATGCTGATCCGCAAGGCCTACGAGGCGCTGCCCTTTGGTGGGGCGTTGATCATCTATGACAGCGTCATCGACGACGAGCGCCGACGGAATGTGTTCGGCCTGTTGATGAGCCTGAACATGCTGATCGAGACGCGCGAGGGGTTCGATTTCACCGGCGCAGATTGCATGGCCTGGTTTAAGGAAGCGGGCTTTGTCGAAACCCGCGTCGAACCGCTGGTGGGTCCGGATTCGATGGTCATCGGTATCAAGTAA
- a CDS encoding tetratricopeptide repeat protein has translation MEMASQSADGVLLLGPLQVIQNGRPLPQPPSRKVRALLAYLAMAGRPIFREKLCELLWDVADDPRSELRWCLSKLRPLVDGPTTKRLIADRKQVHIEAASLDVDALLVARHTQTTLKNGSPDDLRSLLDLFRGDFLEGLSVERAPSFENWLAGQRHRFGQLRQQLLERLSAVLPPEDRLEVLRELIEVAPFDEMAHIELVRSLMNSADYAEARQQIDASVKRFQSDGIDPSSLRSAFAEIQQEHAKPTKATRPQSWNVDAPSPQQVVGTRRPTLLVMPFSAATPEEATDADSVTSDVIFGIAKLRSVNIIARSTAAALSSQSSAAAAARVNAQYIAIGRLQRYRKRYLATTELVDPASGRILWAGEFQCNIADAFSAATSLAAQIVAGLDTEIHIIERNRALLMPPASLDAWQAYHRGLATMYRFTSESNREAQSFFIKAIALDPTFARSYAGLSFTHFQNAFVLNTHEREQESALALSTAGQGLEADPSDPAAHWAMGRALWLRRDHEGAIAALDQATRLSPSYASAHYSLAMVHCQIGDPVRAVEAADTAALLSPLDPMLFAIYGARTFALLRLGKIEEAAEFAIRGAEQPNAHIHARAIAVLTLATAGRMDEADAEWARLRHLRPDYNFGQFSDAFHLVDDLRGIYQKAAKLVQIHQ, from the coding sequence ATGGAAATGGCGAGCCAGTCGGCGGACGGCGTGCTTTTGTTGGGACCGTTACAGGTCATCCAAAATGGAAGACCGCTGCCCCAACCGCCTTCGCGCAAGGTCCGCGCTCTACTTGCCTATCTCGCGATGGCAGGGCGGCCCATTTTCCGCGAAAAACTGTGCGAGCTCCTTTGGGATGTCGCGGATGACCCGCGAAGCGAATTACGCTGGTGCCTTTCCAAGCTGCGGCCATTAGTCGACGGGCCGACAACCAAGCGGCTGATCGCTGATCGCAAGCAGGTTCACATCGAAGCGGCCTCGCTCGACGTTGATGCCCTCTTGGTTGCGCGCCATACGCAAACGACGCTGAAGAACGGGTCACCAGACGACCTACGGTCGCTCCTCGATCTGTTCCGCGGTGACTTTCTCGAGGGGCTTTCGGTCGAAAGGGCTCCCTCGTTCGAGAACTGGCTCGCGGGCCAACGGCACCGCTTTGGTCAATTGCGCCAACAGCTCCTTGAGCGCCTGAGCGCCGTATTGCCGCCTGAAGATCGGCTCGAAGTGCTGCGGGAGCTCATCGAAGTGGCGCCCTTCGATGAAATGGCTCACATAGAGCTTGTTCGCAGCCTGATGAACAGCGCGGACTATGCCGAGGCCCGGCAGCAGATCGATGCGTCGGTAAAGCGTTTTCAGAGTGACGGTATCGACCCGTCATCGCTCAGATCAGCTTTTGCGGAAATACAACAAGAGCATGCGAAACCTACTAAAGCGACCCGTCCGCAAAGCTGGAACGTCGATGCTCCGAGCCCTCAGCAAGTGGTGGGCACGCGCAGGCCGACACTCCTTGTGATGCCGTTTTCAGCGGCAACGCCAGAAGAAGCCACAGACGCCGACAGCGTCACAAGCGACGTTATTTTTGGCATTGCCAAGCTGCGGAGCGTCAACATCATTGCCCGCAGCACAGCAGCCGCATTGAGCAGTCAATCGTCGGCCGCTGCGGCCGCCCGCGTGAATGCGCAATATATTGCGATCGGCCGCTTGCAGCGCTATCGAAAAAGATATCTGGCTACAACAGAACTCGTCGATCCCGCGAGTGGCCGTATCCTCTGGGCCGGCGAATTTCAATGCAATATCGCCGACGCGTTTTCGGCGGCAACTTCGTTGGCTGCGCAGATCGTTGCAGGTCTCGATACGGAGATTCACATCATTGAACGCAACCGGGCGCTACTTATGCCGCCGGCCTCGCTCGACGCATGGCAGGCGTACCATCGCGGCCTCGCTACCATGTACCGCTTCACAAGCGAAAGTAATCGCGAGGCGCAGTCGTTCTTCATCAAAGCGATTGCGCTCGACCCGACCTTCGCGCGAAGCTACGCCGGCTTGTCCTTTACGCACTTCCAGAATGCATTCGTGCTGAACACGCACGAACGTGAACAAGAGAGCGCTTTAGCGCTTAGCACGGCCGGACAGGGACTAGAGGCGGACCCAAGCGACCCAGCCGCACACTGGGCGATGGGTCGCGCGTTGTGGCTGCGGCGAGACCACGAAGGTGCCATTGCTGCACTGGATCAGGCCACGCGTTTAAGCCCGAGCTATGCATCGGCTCATTACTCCCTTGCCATGGTGCATTGCCAAATCGGCGATCCCGTGCGCGCTGTCGAAGCCGCCGACACCGCAGCCCTTCTTAGCCCCTTGGATCCGATGTTGTTCGCAATCTATGGGGCGCGGACTTTCGCGCTGCTGCGGCTGGGAAAAATCGAGGAAGCTGCTGAATTTGCCATTCGTGGCGCTGAGCAACCCAACGCGCACATACACGCACGAGCGATCGCGGTCCTAACGCTCGCGACGGCAGGCCGAATGGATGAAGCCGACGCTGAGTGGGCGCGTCTCAGACACTTGCGACCTGATTACAACTTCGGCCAATTCAGCGACGCATTTCATTTGGTGGATGATCTCAGGGGTATCTACCAAAAGGCGGCAAAGCTAGTGCAGATCCATCAATGA
- a CDS encoding alpha/beta fold hydrolase — MRLHFEQCVLDIERRELHRRSEAVPVQPQVFDLLVYLIENRDRVVSKDDLLNAVWNGRIVSESTLISRINAARRAIGDDGDQQRLIRTVLRKGVRFVGDVEPEERCADTTPSFRQHDFLADANLNQQVRYCRARDGVRLAYATVGSGPPILLSAHWMSHLEYDWELPINRHRLLDLAKDYSLVRYDARGNGLSDWDASDMSFDAWVSDMETVVDAAGLDRFPVLGISQSVSVAIAYAARNPDRVSCLILYGGYAVGLNKRPNNTAADRERLAAMRTLMKLGWGSDDPTFRQMFTSQLMPTATREQADAFNELQRLSASPDCAVRYLDSVAEFDVRHLLPLVKAPTLVMHVRGDVRVPIALGREIAAGIPNSRFVALPGRNHFLLEQDAGTPRFSSELKNFVKQHV, encoded by the coding sequence ATGCGCCTCCATTTCGAACAATGTGTGTTGGATATCGAACGCCGCGAGCTCCACCGCCGTAGCGAAGCCGTCCCCGTGCAGCCACAGGTGTTCGATCTTCTTGTCTATCTGATCGAGAACCGCGATCGCGTGGTGAGTAAGGACGACCTACTCAACGCCGTCTGGAATGGCCGGATCGTTTCCGAATCCACGTTGATCAGTCGGATCAATGCGGCACGCCGCGCCATTGGTGATGACGGCGATCAACAACGGCTGATTCGCACCGTGTTGAGGAAAGGCGTACGGTTTGTTGGCGACGTCGAGCCAGAGGAACGGTGCGCCGATACGACGCCGTCATTTCGGCAGCATGACTTCCTGGCGGACGCCAATCTCAATCAGCAGGTTCGCTATTGCAGAGCGCGGGACGGCGTCCGCCTCGCCTACGCAACGGTCGGTTCGGGACCGCCAATCCTGCTATCGGCGCATTGGATGAGCCATCTCGAGTACGACTGGGAACTGCCGATTAACCGCCATCGACTTCTCGATCTCGCAAAAGACTACTCGCTGGTTCGTTATGACGCGCGTGGCAATGGACTATCGGACTGGGATGCCAGCGACATGTCCTTCGACGCATGGGTCAGCGATATGGAGACCGTCGTCGATGCCGCTGGTCTTGATCGCTTTCCGGTGCTCGGAATTTCGCAAAGCGTCTCCGTCGCGATCGCCTATGCGGCAAGAAATCCGGATCGGGTTTCGTGTTTGATCCTTTATGGCGGATACGCCGTCGGCCTCAACAAGAGACCCAACAACACGGCTGCGGATCGCGAACGTCTGGCGGCGATGAGAACTCTGATGAAATTGGGCTGGGGCTCGGATGATCCAACGTTCCGTCAGATGTTTACGTCCCAGTTGATGCCGACCGCAACGCGCGAGCAGGCTGATGCATTCAATGAACTGCAGCGGTTGAGTGCTTCTCCAGATTGCGCCGTGCGCTATCTGGATAGCGTAGCCGAGTTTGACGTCCGGCATCTGCTGCCTTTGGTCAAGGCCCCGACTTTGGTAATGCATGTCCGCGGCGACGTCCGCGTTCCAATTGCCTTGGGACGCGAGATCGCCGCTGGAATCCCGAATTCGCGCTTTGTCGCTTTGCCGGGCAGAAACCACTTCCTGCTTGAACAGGACGCCGGAACGCCGAGGTTTTCCAGCGAACTCAAGAACTTCGTAAAGCAGCACGTATGA
- a CDS encoding S41 family peptidase, whose product MKKVINSAPSRRHFLRLTLMTTASALTPTVLWAEQQEAADSATSQAVPARIATFEEVWRTVRDRFYDPNLHGLDWSAVRERYMPDATRASSEEALAGVIYTMLSELHASHTRYYTPYEPEYYQLSDIFAGALRRRGLERVFPSGRISYPGIGVLSRLDKQGRNMITGVIEGTSAQRAGLLAGDVIVLADGAAFQPVQSFRGKVGKKVVLGLRRAGAFMQISVTPVDIEPNKMFLDGLKASARIIRTNGRSIGYVHVWCYAGSVYQRTLQHLLSQSPLNDADALIWDLRDGWGGAIPEYLDLFNTRAPTMQVTDRNGASELENVKWRKPVAMLVNGGTRSGKEILAYGFKKYRLGEVIGSRTEGAVLAATAFLIGGGLLLLAVGDVEVDGERLEGVGVAPTVEVQAGPVSMRPGDPQLDHAIAVLSRA is encoded by the coding sequence ATGAAGAAGGTAATCAATTCAGCACCGTCGCGCCGCCACTTTTTACGGCTCACGTTAATGACCACGGCATCAGCTCTGACTCCAACGGTGTTGTGGGCCGAGCAGCAAGAAGCAGCGGATTCGGCCACATCCCAAGCCGTGCCGGCACGCATCGCCACGTTCGAGGAGGTATGGCGGACCGTGCGAGACCGGTTCTACGATCCGAACCTACACGGGCTCGATTGGTCGGCGGTCCGGGAACGTTACATGCCGGACGCTACGCGGGCGAGTTCCGAAGAGGCGCTGGCCGGCGTCATTTATACCATGCTCTCCGAGCTGCATGCTTCGCACACCCGCTACTACACACCGTACGAACCAGAGTACTACCAGCTTTCCGATATCTTTGCTGGTGCGTTAAGGCGGCGCGGACTGGAACGTGTTTTTCCGAGTGGCCGTATCTCCTATCCCGGCATTGGCGTCCTCTCGCGTCTCGACAAGCAGGGTCGCAACATGATTACCGGTGTTATAGAAGGCACGTCAGCCCAACGAGCCGGCCTGCTCGCTGGCGATGTGATCGTCCTCGCCGATGGTGCAGCGTTTCAGCCGGTACAGTCATTCCGTGGCAAGGTCGGCAAGAAAGTTGTGCTGGGGCTGCGTCGTGCCGGCGCGTTTATGCAAATATCGGTTACCCCAGTCGATATTGAGCCCAACAAAATGTTCTTGGACGGCCTGAAGGCCAGTGCCCGTATCATACGGACCAACGGCCGAAGCATCGGGTATGTACATGTCTGGTGCTACGCTGGCTCCGTGTATCAGCGGACGCTCCAGCATCTTCTATCGCAAAGTCCGCTGAACGACGCCGACGCGCTCATCTGGGACCTGCGCGATGGCTGGGGCGGCGCGATCCCCGAGTATCTTGATTTGTTCAACACGCGGGCGCCGACGATGCAGGTCACTGATCGCAATGGCGCCAGCGAACTCGAGAACGTGAAGTGGCGCAAGCCTGTCGCCATGCTTGTCAACGGTGGCACCCGCAGCGGCAAGGAGATTCTTGCCTATGGCTTCAAGAAGTATCGGCTTGGCGAGGTCATCGGCAGCCGGACCGAGGGAGCTGTCCTCGCTGCGACGGCATTCCTTATTGGCGGCGGCTTGCTGTTGCTCGCGGTCGGGGACGTGGAGGTCGACGGCGAGCGGCTGGAGGGCGTAGGGGTCGCTCCCACGGTCGAGGTCCAAGCTGGCCCGGTCTCCATGCGTCCAGGTGATCCTCAACTCGATCATGCAATCGCAGTCCTATCCAGGGCCTGA